From a single Alloactinosynnema sp. L-07 genomic region:
- a CDS encoding SOS response-associated peptidase — protein sequence MCGRYAATKDPATLAAEFDAIDVLGDGGPDVDFNVAPTDPVVTVVQRHPRDAAGMADRTRTERTLRVMRWGLVPAWSKDASGAARMINARSESAATKPAFKKSLAERRCIIPADGWYEWRREGTVKQPFYTSSPDGHSLAMAGLWTTWRPDQDAPMLITCSVLTTAAVGLPAEIHDRMPLLLARSAWDQWLDPDVAEVSELLAPPSDDLVATLAMRPVSTAVNSVRNNGPELLAPYEEPRELDLFDDAR from the coding sequence TTGTGCGGCAGGTACGCGGCCACGAAGGACCCGGCGACCCTGGCGGCCGAGTTCGACGCCATCGACGTGCTCGGCGACGGCGGCCCCGACGTCGACTTCAACGTGGCGCCGACCGACCCGGTGGTGACGGTGGTCCAGCGCCATCCGCGTGACGCAGCGGGCATGGCCGACCGGACGCGCACCGAGCGCACCCTGCGCGTGATGCGCTGGGGTCTGGTCCCCGCGTGGTCCAAGGACGCCTCCGGCGCCGCTCGGATGATCAACGCCCGCTCGGAGAGCGCGGCCACCAAGCCCGCCTTCAAGAAGTCCCTGGCCGAACGCCGCTGCATCATCCCCGCCGACGGCTGGTACGAGTGGCGGCGGGAGGGCACGGTCAAGCAGCCGTTCTACACCTCCTCGCCGGACGGCCACAGCCTGGCGATGGCGGGCCTGTGGACCACCTGGCGCCCCGACCAGGACGCCCCGATGCTGATCACCTGCTCGGTGCTCACGACGGCTGCGGTCGGCCTGCCCGCCGAGATCCACGACCGGATGCCCCTGCTGCTGGCCCGCTCGGCCTGGGACCAATGGCTCGACCCGGACGTCGCCGAGGTGTCCGAGCTGCTGGCCCCACCGTCGGATGACCTGGTCGCCACCCTGGCGATGCGTCCGGTGTCCACCGCCGTCAACAGCGTCCGCAACAACGGCCCAGAACTCCTCGCGCCGTACGAAGAGCCCCGCGAACTGGACTTATTCGATGACGCGCGCTGA
- the aroA gene encoding 3-phosphoshikimate 1-carboxyvinyltransferase, with protein MPQPWSAPVAPAPVHATLAVPGSKSITNRALVLAALSGGAGTLTGALEGRDADLMIAALRSLGVPIEVDGTTIAVGAHDGLRGPATIDCGLAGTVMRFVPPAAALADGEIRFDGDPRARERPMNTVLDALRAVGAAVTGDSLPFTMAGTGAVAGGTVTIDASASSQFVSGLLLSGARYDKGLTVHHDGKPVPSMPHIEMTVAMLRTAGVAVDDSEPNTWRVEPGPIAARDWVIEPDLSNATPFLAAAAVTGGAVTITGWPDATTQPGDAICGILADMGAEVTQADGALTVRGPATLSGVDIDMREIGELTPTVAALAALADGPSHLRGIAHLRGHETDRLAALVAEINGLGGAAEETEDGLTIRPAKLHGGPWRAYADHRMATAGAIIGLVVAGVSVDDIATTAKTMPDFPAMWTRMLAR; from the coding sequence ATGCCGCAGCCCTGGTCAGCCCCGGTAGCGCCCGCCCCCGTCCACGCCACGCTGGCGGTCCCCGGTTCCAAGTCGATCACCAACCGCGCGCTGGTCCTGGCCGCGCTCAGCGGCGGCGCGGGCACGCTCACCGGCGCGCTGGAGGGCCGCGACGCCGACCTGATGATCGCCGCGCTGCGCTCGCTCGGGGTGCCGATCGAGGTCGACGGCACGACGATCGCCGTCGGCGCCCACGACGGGTTGCGCGGGCCCGCCACCATCGACTGCGGCCTGGCGGGCACGGTCATGCGCTTCGTCCCGCCCGCCGCCGCGCTGGCCGACGGCGAGATCCGCTTCGACGGCGACCCGCGCGCCCGTGAGCGGCCGATGAACACCGTGCTCGACGCGCTGCGGGCGGTCGGCGCGGCGGTCACCGGCGACTCGCTGCCCTTCACCATGGCCGGGACCGGCGCGGTCGCGGGCGGCACCGTCACCATCGACGCGTCGGCGTCCTCCCAGTTCGTCTCGGGCCTGCTGCTGTCCGGCGCCCGGTACGACAAGGGCCTGACGGTCCACCACGACGGCAAGCCCGTCCCCTCGATGCCGCACATCGAGATGACCGTCGCCATGCTCCGCACCGCGGGCGTCGCGGTCGACGACAGCGAGCCCAACACCTGGCGGGTCGAGCCCGGCCCGATCGCCGCGCGGGACTGGGTGATCGAGCCCGACCTGTCCAACGCGACCCCGTTCCTGGCCGCCGCCGCGGTGACCGGCGGCGCGGTGACCATCACCGGCTGGCCCGACGCGACCACGCAGCCCGGCGACGCGATCTGCGGGATCCTGGCCGACATGGGCGCCGAGGTGACGCAGGCCGACGGCGCGCTGACCGTGCGCGGACCGGCCACACTGTCCGGTGTGGACATCGACATGCGCGAGATCGGCGAGCTGACCCCGACCGTGGCCGCGCTCGCCGCGCTCGCCGACGGCCCGTCCCACCTGCGCGGCATCGCGCACCTGCGCGGCCACGAGACCGACCGCCTCGCCGCGCTCGTCGCCGAGATCAACGGCCTCGGCGGCGCGGCGGAGGAGACCGAGGACGGTCTGACGATCCGCCCCGCGAAGCTGCACGGCGGCCCATGGCGGGCCTACGCCGACCACCGGATGGCGACGGCCGGCGCGATCATCGGCCTGGTCGTCGCGGGGGTGTCGGTCGACGACATCGCCACTACCGCCAAGACAATGCCCGACTTCCCGGCCATGTGGACCCGGATGCTGGCGCGCTGA